From the genome of Rhododendron vialii isolate Sample 1 chromosome 10a, ASM3025357v1:
GTCTTTGAACAAGAGTTTaacttttttccgaaaaattttcatttaaattcgGACAGTTGAAAGCCGAAATGGACAGTCCAAATCACACAGCTCCGTGgataaagaaattaaattacGGTCCCTCCCTGAATAACTCAATCTCCCAATAACATTGAGATGTGCTTCTTGTATAAAGGCTTTTGTGCTCCTTCTGTAACACACGAAATCAAAGAAGCACATTTCTGGttgcattttctctctctagccacaaattttacattttggaccttagcttctttttttatcagacTTTTGGACCTTAGCTCAATGGAACAATATGCTGCTGAAACATGGAAGAATTGAAATGTGAGATTTAACATAAGGAATCTCAGCGTTGATGCCCTCAGTCTGAACCGAATACGACTCTAATTAAGATTCATCCCATAAATTTCACAATTTGTCTCCACGACTCACGTTACACACGATCGGTGAAACACGGGGTGCCAAGTATGAACCGATTTGCCCATATTGTGTGTAAAATAATGGAGAGAGATTAGTGCCGACTCTATTATTTGGGTTGTCTAAGTCTGACCTTAAACTTGAttatccataaaaaaataaaaaataaataaaaaatacaagccaaaaaaaatactccatccgttcatttttaagtgtcccacttcgtaatttcaatttattaaaaaaacattatcattacacctttcacatcaacttttacctctattttccatacttaccctctatggagacatcatcattacacttttacgcactaactttttaaaatggaatctacttttagggacaaaattgaaaatgtacccactttacccactaactttacaaaatggacacttattaagcgacagcccaaaatgaaatactggacattaaaaagtggacggagggagtattcaaGATTAACAATGTGTTTTTGGCTTGAATtacgtcaaaaaaaaaaaaaatcaaaatcacaatGTAACCCAATTGCAGTGCTTTATGATTAAAATAACAAGATTCGattcaaacaaaataatttctctttgcattttttgaagcaaattctATAATTAAGTCATCATACTTTAATTTATCTAAATACTCATTTTCTATTAAGATCACATCATAGTCAATCAACTTAATCTCTTTTGTGAAATGGTAATTCGAAAGTAAATTTTTATCAATTTCAACTTAGAAATGGTAGTCATGTCCCTCCATTCAAAAATAGAAGTCACACCTTTATGCATCGATCGCTAATAAACATGTCTCTTCATTTAAAACTAAAAGTCACATCTCTAATACAAACATATATTTCGCAAGAGGCCTTTAGCTCAACAACATCATGGAGTGCACATAGGTCCTAAGAATAAAGGGGTCAAGAGTTCAACCCTTCTAAGGTCCTTATCTAACTATTGTAAAAATACTAACTTTTgccgtgaaaaaaaaatacaaatatagctttcaaattttaaaacctTACAAAGCTCCAACACTTCTAAGCCAGATTAAGTGAGAAATCAACATCATAATGAAGATCGTCATCATCTTCTTTTGCACTATTTTCGGGTCTTGTTTGATGATCACCACATGAAACCATTGAAGGGCCTTCAACCCTTGAAGCCTCAGTTTCAGAGCAATGGGCATTAGGGGAATAGAAATTGTTTTCAATTCCAATGGACTTGTGTGTGTAGATGTGGAGCAAGTGGATTGGTGGTGAGTCATGGCTTGGAGTTGGCTTGCCACTTATGAACCTGAAATTTGACACTTCTGCCCCCGTAATTTGCCTCAACTTCTTCCTCTCCTTTGCTTTCTTTTGCCATCTCTTTAGAGCATTTGCTATCTGGTCTTCAAAAATGGATCTCTTCATGTGGGATCCCATCTGGAAAATTTTCTACCACATTTGAGTGACTCTATGGAAATGCCAATAATACAATGCTTTTAATACGCAAAATGACGTCGAATGTTGTGGAGTAACATTGATTGTAATCCATGATTACATAGGGGTGTGGGGATTAAGTGACTAGTTATTTTGGAATAGGAGTGGGAAACAAACCCGTAGAGCCATGAATCTAGTCCAAGCCAAGCgatttggttcggtttttcAGAGGCGTGGTTTGGTCAATGtttaaaaaattacgaaaattAACTCAAAAGGCTTGGTATGTGGATTTAAGTTATCGGTTCTGGTTTCAAACCGATCTAAACTGCAATTACGCATATTTACATATGTATGAATATTTGATGATTATATTGAAATACTGCCTTGAAAACAGACTTCGGTTTGTGATTTCAATGGATTTCAAAGACTAAtgaaatttgttcaaaaaaatgttcTGGTTTGGTTCTCAAAATTACAATTAGTTTTACCAAAGAGCAAGACCAATCTGGTCCATGCTCACCGCTTATTGATTAGAAAAATAGTTCCACCTTGAGTGTCTACAATGAATCGATTTCCTATCTAATTTTCAAACTatgaaaaaaaactgaaatcaCAATTctaccccaaggggttggcctactGTTAAGGCCTAGGCCCATACTTAGAGTTTTGCTCCCTCCTACATTATCTAAGGTTCAAAACTTCTTAGGTGCCATCTGCTTTGACTTCAATTGAGAAGCCCTGCAAGGGCGTGGTGGGATTGGTCTctcaagattagtcgaggtgcacgtaaggTGGTCCGGATACttgagtttaataaaaaaacataaaagggtACCTAATGTAGTTGTACATGTTAAATAGAACTACTCACTTGGGTTACCAAGGCATAGACAGGGAAGGTGATATAGCCACATAAAACTTGAAAAGCTACACCAAGAAAAACCTTGGTCAAAATTAGAGGCAAGTTTTCATGGAAGCATGATGTTAGCCCAAACTCATACTGCATCAAAAATCCAGAGTCAGTGAAAAATttaaccaaacccaaaaaagagaTTAGAAATTTAACGAGGATTCAGAAGGAAATAGAGCTGGATGCAGGGTTTTTTATTACCCATGTCCACAGAAAGTAAGCCATCTGAAATGCATTCTGCAAAATTGAAAACGACATCTTAACATCAGCTTATGATACATTGCTCCGAAAGTTGGTGCAAAATGTTTGACGATACGGTTTAGGAACAAAAATCAGTTTGGTATCATGCATTGCATTTCAGATTTCTCTAAATGATATATTTGGATCCTGAATTTGTCTGCTAAAACAATatgaaatggaaaaaatttgaaaatgtgactAAAAGAAAGGATACCATATTCAACAATTACACATTCatttcttctcattttcctaATCCaacagaaacttgattattAAGCTTCCACAGTTCTATGTGACCTTTCCTTCCCCTTCTAATAGTGTGAACACGCCATGGGCTCAGACCAAGACTGAACACCAAAGAGGAGCAAAAGTTAATCAAACTGAGACCAGTGTGGTGCCAAATTGCTCTATGGCTTTCCAATGATTGGAATTTGGCACTACTGGCGTTCTCTTTCCTTTGCACATACATATTTAAAACACATACATATCATAAGCGCACTTGTCACATAAACAAGAATGAACGCGTGAATGTAACACTCTGAATAAGCATGCAATTGTTGGACCAAAACAGAAATCAATTCGAATGAATTACCTGGAACAACGTGAAATGCATCAAGAAAAGGATCAAATCAGGCTGGTTGAGCCAAAAATAATCGTTTCTAGGCTCTACCACTGGAATTCCCTTCACAATGGTTGCTCGGTCTTGGATTTGCTGAGCCATTTCCATTATAATGAGTTGAAGCTTTGCACCGATTATCAAGATCATCTGGTTGCATAACGGGTTCAGTGAGTTTATGTGCTTTTAAGTAGTAATTAACATTTTAACATCttagtgcttcgaaaggaaaacaagcaaacaaccaaaaagtATTTCGTACTATGGGCGGCAGGAAGGATATGACGAAAAGTGTGTACCATCCTGCAAAAGGAGAGAATGGAAAATGATCATTTCAGATTTGAAATTCCAAAAGACAAACACAACGAGTATGTTGAGGCCTTGAGGCTATGTTTCATTGGTCAGACTAACAATGGGATGATATGCTACTCCAATGGATGCGTAATTTCACCAAATTAACGCTGAGGGGACTACTCATACAACATTCCTCAAGGTATTGGAAATCCCATGTTTGTGGACTTGGTTATCAATGGATTACACATCCCTCCACTAAATACTAAAATCAAACACTAGAAATGTGGTCTCGTATCGTATAATTCAATCCCATACCTAAAGCAGCCAATCAAATGGGCCCTAAGGATTcaagctgagagagagagagagagagagagagagagagagagagagagagaggcctaCTGTAGACATTTAGTAGTTGAAAGAGGATTGCAAATATCCATAGTGGTACACTGCCAAAAGGACATCAGTGGTTAGTGCATGTAATAATTCAGTACTCGGTAGACCTCAACACTACACCTCATCCACACAGCCATGGACAATTACACGCAtgcatacagagagagagagagagagagagagacctgataCCAACAACCAATTTGAAATCATCTTCCATAGATCTTTTGATATACTTGTGGAAATTGAATTGGCTATTTGGAGCAAAATGAGCCTGCAGTTGTATACAAAACATCTAGGCTCTCGTTAGAACTCATGGGAAAAAATGAGTGATAATGACCAATGGGTTTTGAGcatgaagagagagatagaaggaGCGGCCCGAGGCAAATCAAACACTGGGCTAGTTTGGGTAGATAGAGCCTCTGGCTTTAGTTCTATCCAGAACATTATTTGATCCAAGTATCCAACAAAAAGGGCTATGGTTTGCAATGTAAACCAAACCGAGCGTTTAAGTCCCAATTAATGTTTGCACAATCTAGTCCAAAATTTATTAtattaagaaaatgaaattaacgcgttaataattaaatttttttgatatctCGGTAGCTGAACCAATGACATAACACACTGATTATTACTTACATTGATGAATCCATGTCGCATTGTGAGATAATCCACATTTGTTACTGAGGCAAAGAATTGCCTGAAGAAAGCCACCTGCAAATACATTGTCATTAAAGGGAAAGGGGAAAACTTTAACTTTTCAAAAGTTTTGTTAGCAAGAGGAAAGATAATATAGGAATCATGTGGTGGAACTTGGGCATAGCACGCAGGAATCGGCCT
Proteins encoded in this window:
- the LOC131304214 gene encoding MLO protein homolog 1-like isoform X2; the protein is MLLGFISLLITAGTNPISKICIPLKFGDIMLPCKHESKKLLYNKDGFSRRKLLWYAGNSAPAGGEGYCSKYGKIQLISQSGVHQLHIFIFLLGVFHILYSVIGMALAQAKMKKWKAWEIETTSLEYEFTNDPSRFRITHETSFVRRHTSFSKLPGLRWIVAFFRQFFASVTNVDYLTMRHGFINAHFAPNSQFNFHKYIKRSMEDDFKLVVGISVPLWIFAILFQLLNVYRWYTLFVISFLPPIMILIIGAKLQLIIMEMAQQIQDRATIVKGIPVVEPRNDYFWLNQPDLILFLMHFTLFQNAFQMAYFLWTWYEFGLTSCFHENLPLILTKVFLGVAFQVLCGYITFPVYALVTQMGSHMKRSIFEDQIANALKRWQKKAKERKKLRQITGAEVSNFRFISGKPTPSHDSPPIHLLHIYTHKSIGIENNFYSPNAHCSETEASRVEGPSMVSCGDHQTRPENSAKEDDDDLHYDVDFSLNLA
- the LOC131304214 gene encoding MLO protein homolog 1-like isoform X1, whose translation is MSGAYGDRSLKETPTWAVALVSAVFVIISILIEHGIHSLGKWFQKHKKKAMTEALEKIKDELMLLGFISLLITAGTNPISKICIPLKFGDIMLPCKHESKKLLYNKDGFSRRKLLWYAGNSAPAGGEGYCSKYGKIQLISQSGVHQLHIFIFLLGVFHILYSVIGMALAQAKMKKWKAWEIETTSLEYEFTNDPSRFRITHETSFVRRHTSFSKLPGLRWIVAFFRQFFASVTNVDYLTMRHGFINAHFAPNSQFNFHKYIKRSMEDDFKLVVGISVPLWIFAILFQLLNVYRWYTLFVISFLPPIMILIIGAKLQLIIMEMAQQIQDRATIVKGIPVVEPRNDYFWLNQPDLILFLMHFTLFQNAFQMAYFLWTWYEFGLTSCFHENLPLILTKVFLGVAFQVLCGYITFPVYALVTQMGSHMKRSIFEDQIANALKRWQKKAKERKKLRQITGAEVSNFRFISGKPTPSHDSPPIHLLHIYTHKSIGIENNFYSPNAHCSETEASRVEGPSMVSCGDHQTRPENSAKEDDDDLHYDVDFSLNLA